The following proteins are co-located in the Methanobacterium aggregans genome:
- a CDS encoding FprA family A-type flavoprotein — protein sequence MKADAVKMKDGVYWVGVLDWDLRTYHGYTLDGTTYNAYLVFGDDKVALIDNCYPGHSEQMWGRIKDAFEKEGKPLKLDVIVQNHVEKDHSGALTEIHRKFPDAPIYCTEIAVEGLKRHFPSLEGAEFVTVKTGETLDLGGKTLAFLEAFLLHWPDSMFTLLAEEGILFPNDAFGQHLCFNERYDTDIPDYVLMDATKKFYANLITPISKLVLKKFKEVEELGLLDQIKMIAPAHGQMWTDPMKVIGAYSAWATGECKDKITIVYDTMHGSTQKMAHALAEGVTSQGFDVKMYYLHEDERSEIVKDILDSKAVAFGIPTIYDAPFPSIGDIVYYLQGLRFDRTGSKKPAVTFGSMGGKGGAPQKLKDDLDACGFDVSDAYEVYYVPDEGELERCYNIGKEMALKVKD from the coding sequence ATGAAAGCAGATGCAGTGAAAATGAAGGATGGAGTGTACTGGGTAGGGGTTCTTGACTGGGATCTTAGAACCTACCACGGATACACATTGGATGGAACAACCTACAACGCCTACCTGGTCTTTGGTGATGACAAGGTGGCACTTATAGACAACTGCTACCCTGGACATTCTGAACAGATGTGGGGCAGGATCAAGGACGCATTCGAGAAGGAGGGAAAACCATTAAAACTGGACGTCATAGTACAGAACCACGTTGAAAAAGACCACAGTGGAGCCCTTACAGAAATCCACAGGAAATTCCCGGATGCACCAATCTACTGCACAGAGATAGCAGTTGAAGGCCTAAAAAGACACTTCCCATCCCTTGAGGGTGCAGAGTTCGTAACAGTTAAAACAGGAGAAACCCTGGATCTCGGAGGTAAAACCCTTGCGTTCCTGGAGGCATTCCTACTTCACTGGCCAGACAGCATGTTCACCCTACTGGCTGAAGAGGGAATACTTTTCCCAAACGATGCCTTCGGACAGCACCTGTGCTTCAACGAACGCTACGATACAGACATACCAGATTACGTCCTGATGGATGCCACAAAGAAGTTCTACGCAAACCTCATAACTCCAATATCCAAACTGGTCCTTAAAAAATTCAAGGAAGTTGAAGAACTTGGCCTTCTTGATCAGATAAAAATGATAGCACCAGCCCACGGTCAGATGTGGACAGACCCAATGAAGGTGATAGGGGCCTACAGTGCCTGGGCAACAGGAGAGTGCAAGGACAAGATAACCATAGTTTACGACACAATGCACGGATCCACACAGAAAATGGCCCACGCCCTTGCAGAGGGAGTCACAAGTCAAGGATTTGACGTGAAGATGTACTACCTCCATGAAGACGAGCGCAGTGAGATCGTAAAGGACATCCTTGACAGTAAGGCCGTTGCCTTTGGAATTCCAACCATCTACGACGCACCATTCCCAAGCATTGGGGACATAGTTTACTACCTCCAGGGACTCCGCTTCGACAGAACCGGCAGTAAAAAGCCAGCAGTAACCTTCGGATCAATGGGAGGTAAAGGTGGAGCGCCACAGAAACTCAAAGATGACCTTGATGCATGCGGATTTGATGTTTCAGATGCTTACGAAGTTTACTACGTGCCTGACGAGGGAGAACTGGAACGCTGCTACAACATAGGAAAAGAAATGGCTCTGAAGGTAAAAGATTAA